A genomic segment from Coleofasciculus sp. FACHB-1120 encodes:
- a CDS encoding ABC transporter substrate-binding protein — protein MSHKNETTVLVLSLLITAGLLGAGYWWFKSNSSTPNTPENPDSVQSSPVPIAPSPISPRISIGEKSLVTANANSEKQAGVQAFASGDFASAIANFQSSLQANRNNPEALIYLNNARIGKQISYTIAASVPIGTDVNGALEMLRGVAQAQTEINQAGGIKGIPVKVAIANDDNNPEIAKQIATALVNNPDVLGVVGPYASDVTLAAGTTYNDGKLVVISPTSTSIKLSGFSRYVFRTVPSDYVAARALSDYMLNKLQRKNAAVFFNSRSAYSQSLKSEFVTAVSLGGGQVSNEFDLSEPGFSAARSIDLAIAQGAEVLMLAANTDTLDKALQVVQLNRKRLKLLGGDDVYTPKTLEVGGEAAVEMVLAVPWHINNDPTSNFPRQSRQLWGGDVSWRTALSYDATQALIAALQRNPTRTGVQKALISSDFSPSGASGVIRFLPSGDRNAAVILVRIQRGTISGTGYDFVPVRP, from the coding sequence ATGTCCCATAAAAATGAAACAACGGTTCTTGTTCTGTCCCTATTGATTACAGCAGGTCTGTTGGGGGCTGGTTATTGGTGGTTTAAGAGCAATTCCAGTACCCCAAATACTCCGGAAAATCCGGATTCGGTGCAATCAAGTCCAGTTCCTATCGCACCAAGTCCTATCAGCCCTCGAATTAGTATAGGAGAAAAATCTTTAGTAACGGCGAATGCTAACTCCGAGAAACAAGCAGGAGTGCAAGCATTTGCAAGCGGGGATTTTGCTAGCGCGATCGCTAACTTCCAATCATCCCTCCAAGCGAACCGCAACAATCCAGAGGCTTTAATTTATCTCAATAATGCCCGGATCGGCAAGCAAATTAGCTATACCATTGCCGCATCCGTGCCAATTGGCACGGATGTCAATGGAGCTTTAGAAATGTTGCGGGGCGTCGCTCAAGCTCAAACTGAAATTAATCAAGCTGGGGGAATTAAAGGAATTCCGGTGAAAGTAGCGATCGCGAATGACGACAATAATCCAGAAATTGCTAAACAAATTGCTACCGCCTTAGTCAATAATCCAGACGTGTTGGGTGTTGTCGGCCCTTATGCCAGCGATGTCACTTTGGCGGCAGGAACTACTTATAATGATGGGAAATTAGTCGTCATTTCCCCTACTAGCACTTCAATTAAACTTTCCGGTTTTAGCCGCTACGTTTTTCGGACGGTTCCCAGTGACTATGTGGCAGCAAGAGCATTATCTGACTATATGCTCAACAAATTGCAACGGAAAAATGCAGCGGTTTTCTTTAATTCCCGGAGTGCCTATAGCCAATCGTTGAAATCGGAATTTGTCACTGCCGTATCTTTGGGAGGCGGACAAGTATCGAATGAGTTTGACTTATCCGAACCCGGTTTTAGTGCTGCCAGAAGTATCGATCTCGCGATCGCTCAAGGTGCCGAAGTGCTAATGTTAGCAGCGAATACAGACACTTTAGACAAAGCCCTGCAAGTCGTGCAGCTAAACCGCAAACGATTAAAGCTCTTGGGGGGAGATGATGTTTACACACCCAAGACTTTGGAGGTGGGCGGTGAGGCAGCAGTTGAGATGGTGCTGGCAGTGCCTTGGCATATCAATAACGATCCGACTTCTAACTTTCCCCGCCAATCCAGACAACTTTGGGGTGGCGATGTCAGTTGGCGTACCGCTTTATCTTATGACGCCACCCAGGCTTTGATTGCAGCCTTGCAACGCAATCCTACCCGAACCGGAGTGCAAAAAGCCCTCATTTCATCGGATTTCTCGCCCAGCGGGGCATCTGGCGTCATCCGGTTTTTACCGTCAGGCGATCGCAATGCTGCCGTCATTTTAGTCCGCATTCAACGGGGCACCATCTCAGGAACCGGCTATGATTTTGTACCCGTTCGTCCTTAA
- a CDS encoding PstS family phosphate ABC transporter substrate-binding protein, producing MSQKNETTVLVLALLLTAALLGGGFWWFTKRSGVDLGRLNQTTNPSDSATNNPENQPENQSARSTPSTGEGFPQVQKVPTGLFSYGGSTSWAPIRLSVDSRMQAARPEFRLRYVEPNTGPASSGAGIRMLLDGKIDFAQSSRPILPSEYNQAQQRGFGLKEIAIAIDGLAVAVNPNLNIPGLTLDQLKSIYTGKITNWKELGGSDIPIKPYSRSPNAGGTVELFVEEVLNAQPFSANVEFVSTTTQALQKLGSSPGGIYFASAPEVVPQCSIKPLPVGRRAGEFVAPYQEPFVPLQTCPNQRNQLNIQAFQTGQYPLTRKLFVIIKQNGQREQQAGEAYANLLQVEQGQQLISEAGFVRLR from the coding sequence ATGTCTCAAAAAAACGAAACCACGGTTCTCGTCTTAGCCCTCCTGCTCACTGCTGCCTTACTAGGCGGTGGCTTTTGGTGGTTTACTAAGCGATCTGGTGTTGACCTCGGTCGTTTAAACCAAACCACCAACCCCAGTGATTCTGCTACCAATAACCCGGAAAATCAGCCGGAAAATCAGTCCGCTCGTTCTACTCCCTCCACAGGTGAAGGCTTTCCCCAAGTCCAGAAGGTTCCTACTGGGCTGTTTAGCTACGGTGGTAGCACCTCTTGGGCACCGATTCGGCTCTCCGTAGACTCTCGGATGCAAGCGGCGCGACCTGAGTTTCGGCTGCGCTATGTTGAGCCAAATACGGGCCCTGCTAGCTCTGGTGCTGGCATCAGAATGTTACTAGACGGGAAAATTGACTTCGCCCAATCCTCGCGACCGATTCTGCCGAGCGAGTATAACCAGGCACAGCAGCGAGGGTTCGGTCTTAAAGAGATTGCGATCGCAATTGATGGATTGGCAGTCGCGGTTAACCCAAATCTGAATATCCCAGGTTTGACCTTAGATCAGTTGAAATCTATCTATACGGGCAAGATTACTAACTGGAAAGAATTAGGCGGTTCGGATATCCCAATTAAGCCGTATTCTCGTTCTCCGAATGCTGGGGGGACGGTGGAACTATTTGTGGAAGAAGTCTTAAACGCTCAACCTTTTAGTGCCAATGTTGAATTTGTCTCTACCACGACTCAAGCACTGCAAAAACTTGGTAGTAGCCCAGGAGGAATTTACTTTGCCTCTGCGCCTGAAGTAGTGCCACAATGTAGCATCAAGCCTTTGCCGGTTGGGCGGAGAGCGGGTGAATTTGTAGCGCCTTACCAAGAGCCTTTCGTGCCGCTGCAAACGTGCCCTAATCAACGCAATCAGCTAAATATTCAGGCTTTTCAAACGGGTCAGTATCCCCTGACTCGGAAGCTATTTGTGATTATTAAACAGAATGGTCAGAGAGAACAGCAAGCGGGTGAAGCTTATGCGAATTTGTTGCAGGTAGAACAAGGACAGCAACTGATTTCTGAAGCTGGATTTGTCAGGCTCCGCTAA
- a CDS encoding protein kinase, producing the protein MEIYCTRPGCPRPLNFFADLDDNNLVKTVQQKYCTACGMQLILDGRYLPAKLLGRGGFGAAFLARDRRTPGMRRCVVKQFQPAGDLTPPQLQTAQNLFAREGEVLEELGSHPQIPDLFAFFDITVPSIQPGKQDKFFYLVQEFIDGHNLEEELARKGKFSLEEVLFVLREILPVLKFVHDSGSIHRDIKLSNIMHHRNGRLYLLDFGAVKQVTKATSGGSSTGIYSMGFAPPEQMAGGQVYPSTDLYALAVTCIILLTGKQPTELFDAYTNQWNWRPHVGAIASAAVASEWNRFADILDQMLLSAPNQRFQSADEVLHALTPSSPPSAPPAPPTQMPMPTRAAAPTPAPTPQPPAPISQPASRPRFSLLEVLGGAAFTGFEGGLLFIALGSFLSSPGLSVGLLGMMIGGLLFAQYRRFIEKFDLLIIAGITLAIMLFFPVLRNGFPLQIVVFVAMLAGAGAIAVTALFRLIYKLLANFL; encoded by the coding sequence ATGGAAATTTACTGCACCCGTCCCGGCTGCCCCCGCCCCCTGAATTTTTTTGCCGATCTTGATGACAATAACCTTGTCAAAACGGTGCAGCAGAAGTATTGCACCGCCTGTGGAATGCAGCTGATTTTAGATGGTCGGTATCTACCGGCAAAGCTGTTAGGACGTGGGGGATTTGGAGCGGCGTTTTTGGCACGCGATCGCCGCACACCTGGAATGCGTCGATGCGTCGTCAAACAATTTCAGCCTGCGGGAGATTTAACGCCGCCGCAGCTACAAACTGCCCAAAATTTATTTGCACGGGAAGGAGAAGTTTTAGAAGAACTCGGTAGCCATCCTCAAATTCCCGACTTGTTTGCTTTTTTTGACATCACAGTTCCCAGCATCCAACCGGGAAAACAAGACAAGTTCTTCTACCTGGTGCAGGAATTCATCGATGGGCATAACTTGGAAGAGGAACTGGCACGCAAGGGGAAGTTCTCCCTAGAAGAGGTGTTATTCGTGCTGCGAGAAATCCTCCCGGTACTAAAATTTGTCCATGATAGCGGCTCGATCCACCGAGATATCAAGCTTTCCAACATTATGCACCATCGCAACGGTCGGCTTTATCTCTTAGATTTTGGTGCTGTTAAGCAGGTAACGAAGGCAACGTCTGGTGGATCGTCAACCGGAATTTATTCAATGGGATTTGCACCGCCAGAGCAAATGGCTGGGGGTCAAGTGTACCCCTCAACGGATTTGTATGCCCTGGCGGTGACTTGCATTATCTTACTCACGGGGAAGCAGCCAACCGAGTTATTTGATGCCTACACAAACCAGTGGAATTGGAGACCTCATGTGGGTGCGATCGCGAGCGCTGCGGTAGCCAGTGAGTGGAATCGCTTCGCCGATATTTTAGACCAGATGCTCTTGAGTGCGCCGAATCAACGGTTTCAGTCTGCGGATGAAGTGCTGCACGCCCTGACTCCTTCATCACCGCCCTCTGCGCCTCCGGCACCACCGACTCAGATGCCTATGCCTACTCGCGCCGCGGCTCCAACTCCAGCCCCGACTCCCCAGCCACCCGCCCCCATTTCTCAACCCGCCTCTCGACCGAGATTTTCTCTGCTGGAGGTTTTAGGAGGTGCAGCTTTTACCGGGTTTGAAGGTGGATTATTATTTATTGCTTTGGGCAGTTTCCTGTCATCCCCAGGGCTGAGCGTTGGATTGTTGGGGATGATGATTGGGGGTTTGCTATTTGCTCAATACCGCCGCTTCATTGAAAAATTTGATTTATTGATTATCGCGGGAATAACCCTGGCGATTATGCTGTTTTTTCCCGTTTTGCGAAACGGATTTCCCCTTCAGATAGTCGTCTTTGTGGCTATGTTGGCTGGAGCAGGCGCGATCGCAGTGACGGCTCTATTTCGCCTAATTTATAAATTACTGGCTAATTTTCTCTAA
- a CDS encoding LysR family transcriptional regulator — protein MSDLPFTLDQLRILKAIAAEGSFKRAADSLYVSQPAVSLQVQNLERQLDVPLFDRGGRRAQLTEAGHLLLSYGEKILTLCQETCRAIEDLQNLQGGTLIIGASQTTGTYLLPRMIGMFRQQYPDVAVQLHVHSTRRTAWSVANGQVDLAIIGGEVPSELQEALKIIPYAEDELALILPALHPLSKIGTIQKDDLYKLQFIALDSQSTIRKVIDQVLTRCGIDTRRLKIEMELNSIEAIKNAVQAGLGASFVSLSAIEKELQMGILHYAKIEEVVVKRMLWVIVNPNRYRSKAAEAFSQEILPAFASPGWGREMEASTPIEADGFKAAAPNSASS, from the coding sequence ATGTCTGACCTTCCTTTCACTTTAGACCAACTCCGCATTCTTAAAGCGATCGCCGCCGAGGGAAGCTTCAAGCGTGCCGCCGATAGCCTGTACGTCTCGCAACCCGCCGTCAGCCTCCAAGTCCAAAACTTAGAGCGGCAGTTGGATGTGCCGTTGTTTGACCGGGGAGGACGCAGGGCACAACTGACGGAAGCAGGGCACCTACTTCTTAGCTACGGCGAAAAAATCTTGACGCTTTGTCAAGAAACCTGCCGCGCCATTGAAGACTTGCAAAATCTCCAGGGTGGCACCCTGATTATAGGAGCTTCGCAGACGACAGGAACCTACCTACTGCCCCGAATGATTGGGATGTTCCGCCAGCAATATCCAGATGTAGCAGTACAATTACACGTTCACTCGACGCGCCGCACGGCATGGAGTGTCGCCAATGGACAAGTTGACCTAGCAATCATTGGCGGAGAGGTTCCATCCGAACTACAAGAAGCATTAAAAATTATTCCTTATGCTGAAGATGAACTAGCGCTGATCTTGCCAGCCTTACATCCCCTCTCCAAAATTGGGACTATCCAAAAAGACGACCTTTACAAATTGCAGTTCATTGCCTTAGACTCGCAATCCACCATCCGCAAGGTGATTGACCAAGTGCTAACTCGCTGCGGCATCGATACCCGCCGCCTCAAAATAGAGATGGAACTCAACTCGATTGAGGCAATTAAAAATGCTGTGCAGGCAGGACTTGGGGCGTCCTTTGTCTCCCTATCGGCAATCGAAAAAGAGTTGCAAATGGGCATCCTCCACTACGCAAAAATTGAAGAGGTCGTGGTCAAACGGATGCTATGGGTAATTGTGAACCCAAATCGCTACCGCTCTAAAGCAGCAGAAGCGTTTAGCCAAGAAATTTTACCCGCCTTTGCCTCCCCCGGATGGGGAAGGGAAATGGAGGCATCCACTCCCATAGAAGCCGATGGGTTCAAGGCAGCTGCTCCTAACTCGGCAAGCAGTTAA
- a CDS encoding NnrU family protein — MNFFRVLTPSHYIMLGLLFGFAIAHSGLAALRPWGEKKIGPRLYRILFALVSLPLAVVLIVYFINHRYDGLQLWQVQGVPGVQSVVWVLSAISFLFLYPATFNLLEIAAIEKPQVHLYETGIIRITRHPQMVGQVIWCIGHTLWIGTTFTLLTSVGLVLHHLFAVWHGDRRLLARYGEAFEAVKARTSVIPFQALLQGRQTLKWQEFLRPAYLGVTAFILLLWWAHPWLIQATGLVRW, encoded by the coding sequence ATGAATTTCTTTCGCGTTCTGACTCCTAGCCACTACATAATGCTGGGACTGCTTTTTGGATTTGCGATCGCTCACAGTGGTCTCGCTGCACTGCGTCCTTGGGGCGAAAAAAAAATCGGCCCCCGACTCTACCGCATCCTATTTGCCCTTGTCAGTCTTCCTCTAGCGGTGGTGTTGATCGTTTACTTCATTAATCATCGTTATGATGGGCTACAACTGTGGCAAGTTCAGGGCGTCCCTGGCGTTCAGTCGGTGGTGTGGGTACTTTCGGCTATCTCGTTTCTATTTCTTTATCCAGCGACTTTCAATTTGCTGGAAATTGCCGCTATCGAAAAGCCTCAAGTGCATCTTTACGAAACTGGCATTATCCGCATCACCAGGCATCCCCAAATGGTTGGACAGGTGATTTGGTGTATTGGTCATACGCTGTGGATTGGCACGACTTTTACTCTCCTCACTTCCGTCGGACTGGTGCTGCATCATTTATTTGCCGTTTGGCATGGCGATCGCCGTCTTTTGGCTCGCTATGGGGAAGCTTTTGAGGCGGTTAAAGCTCGCACCTCCGTTATCCCCTTCCAGGCGCTCCTGCAAGGGCGTCAAACCCTGAAATGGCAGGAGTTTCTCCGTCCTGCCTATCTGGGGGTCACTGCTTTTATTCTGTTGTTGTGGTGGGCGCATCCCTGGTTGATCCAGGCGACAGGTCTTGTCAGATGGTAG
- a CDS encoding thioredoxin domain-containing protein, whose amino-acid sequence MVLSVSERTFTQEVLESSTPVLVHFWAPWCGLCRLINPLLTRVQSEWGEQVKLVGINADQNLKLANTYRLQTLPTIILFENGKVVHRIDSFQGRDDLRIAVEKIMVSYLPNSA is encoded by the coding sequence ATGGTGCTTTCTGTTAGCGAACGGACGTTTACACAAGAAGTTTTAGAATCTTCCACTCCAGTTCTGGTTCATTTTTGGGCACCCTGGTGTGGATTATGTCGGTTGATTAACCCCCTCCTGACCAGAGTTCAATCCGAATGGGGCGAACAAGTCAAATTAGTCGGAATTAATGCCGATCAAAATTTAAAACTGGCGAATACTTATCGCCTCCAGACTCTACCTACGATCATCCTGTTTGAAAACGGCAAGGTGGTTCACCGCATTGATAGCTTTCAAGGACGGGATGATTTACGCATCGCGGTAGAAAAAATTATGGTCAGTTATTTGCCAAATTCTGCCTGA
- a CDS encoding NAD(P)H-quinone oxidoreductase subunit 5, producing MELLYQYAWIIPVLPLAGAMLVGLGLISINRFTNSLRQLNAVVIVSLVGVAMGFSLALLWSQIQGHAPYTRTLEWAAAGNFHLNMGYTIDHLTALMLVIVTTVAFLVMIYTDGYMAHDPGYVRFYAYLSLFSSSMLGLVVSPNLVQVYIFWELVGMCSYLLIGFWYDRKAAADACQKAFVVNRVGDFGLLLGMLGLYWATGSFEFNTIGERLQEFVASGYLSTTLAALFAILVFMGPAAKSAQFPLHVWLPDAMEGPTPISALIHAATMVAAGVFLIARMYPVFEGIPAAMNVIAWTGALTAFLGATIAITQNDIKKGLAYSTMSQLGYMVMAMGVGAYTAGLFHLMTHAYFKAMLFLGSGSVIHGMESVVGHDPALAQDMRMMGGLRKYMPITSLTFLVGTLAISGIPPFAGFWSKDEILGSAFGANPALWLVGWLTAGMTAFYMFRMYFRTFEGKFRGHESGIKQELLGATKSPQVEFAFGPGAMDTRELSSKAHDSHDDHGHSEYPHESPLTMTLPLIVLAVPSMLIGLVGTPFHNYFEEFIHAPGEPMTEVLEKATEFDLTEFLIMGGNSVGIALIGITLASLMYLRGKIDPAAIAAKIPFLYKLSLNKWYFDEIYDTLFVQGCRRLARQVMEVDFRVVDGAVNFTGLATLFSGESLKYFETGRVQFYALIVFGAVLVGVIVFGVT from the coding sequence ATGGAACTGCTCTATCAGTATGCCTGGATCATCCCAGTCCTGCCGCTAGCTGGGGCGATGCTGGTTGGTCTGGGACTAATCTCGATTAATCGATTTACCAACAGTCTACGGCAGTTAAACGCCGTAGTTATAGTCTCCCTAGTAGGGGTGGCAATGGGTTTCTCCTTAGCGTTGCTCTGGAGTCAAATTCAAGGTCATGCTCCCTATACCCGTACCCTAGAGTGGGCAGCCGCGGGGAATTTTCACCTGAATATGGGCTACACGATTGACCACTTGACTGCTTTGATGCTGGTCATCGTGACGACAGTTGCCTTCCTGGTGATGATCTACACCGATGGCTACATGGCTCACGATCCGGGGTATGTGCGCTTCTATGCCTATCTAAGCCTGTTTAGTTCCTCCATGTTGGGTCTGGTGGTCAGCCCAAACTTGGTACAGGTTTATATTTTCTGGGAACTGGTCGGTATGTGTTCTTACTTACTGATTGGATTCTGGTATGACCGGAAGGCAGCAGCGGATGCTTGCCAAAAGGCTTTTGTCGTCAACCGCGTTGGCGACTTCGGGCTGTTGTTAGGGATGCTGGGGCTGTACTGGGCAACGGGCAGCTTTGAATTCAACACGATCGGCGAGCGCCTGCAAGAATTTGTCGCCTCAGGCTACCTGAGTACCACCCTTGCCGCTCTGTTCGCCATCTTAGTGTTTATGGGACCGGCGGCAAAATCTGCCCAGTTCCCGTTGCACGTCTGGCTACCAGACGCGATGGAAGGCCCTACCCCCATCAGCGCCCTAATTCATGCGGCAACAATGGTAGCCGCAGGCGTCTTCCTAATTGCGCGGATGTATCCCGTGTTTGAAGGCATCCCAGCAGCAATGAATGTAATTGCCTGGACGGGTGCCCTGACCGCATTTTTGGGGGCAACGATTGCCATTACCCAAAATGACATCAAGAAGGGTCTAGCTTATTCCACCATGTCCCAATTGGGTTACATGGTGATGGCAATGGGCGTCGGTGCCTATACTGCCGGTCTATTTCACCTGATGACACACGCCTACTTCAAGGCGATGCTGTTTTTGGGTTCTGGTTCTGTGATTCACGGCATGGAATCAGTCGTGGGTCACGATCCTGCCTTGGCGCAGGATATGCGGATGATGGGAGGACTGCGGAAGTATATGCCGATCACCTCCCTCACCTTTTTGGTTGGAACTCTGGCGATCAGTGGGATTCCGCCTTTTGCTGGGTTTTGGTCGAAAGACGAAATCTTAGGGAGTGCTTTTGGGGCAAATCCGGCGCTGTGGCTTGTCGGTTGGCTGACGGCTGGGATGACTGCTTTCTATATGTTCCGGATGTACTTCCGGACGTTTGAGGGCAAATTCCGGGGGCATGAATCCGGCATTAAGCAGGAACTCCTAGGGGCGACGAAATCTCCCCAAGTCGAATTTGCTTTTGGCCCTGGGGCGATGGATACCAGAGAGTTATCCTCCAAAGCCCATGACAGCCATGATGACCACGGTCATAGCGAGTATCCCCACGAGTCGCCCCTGACGATGACGCTGCCCCTGATCGTTCTGGCGGTGCCGTCGATGCTGATTGGTTTGGTTGGGACGCCTTTCCACAATTATTTTGAGGAATTCATTCACGCCCCCGGCGAACCAATGACCGAGGTGCTGGAAAAAGCCACTGAGTTTGATTTGACAGAATTTCTGATCATGGGGGGGAATTCGGTCGGAATTGCCTTGATTGGGATTACGCTGGCTTCTCTGATGTACTTGAGAGGCAAGATCGATCCCGCTGCGATCGCTGCCAAAATCCCCTTCCTTTACAAGCTGTCGCTCAACAAGTGGTATTTTGACGAAATCTATGACACTCTCTTCGTTCAAGGGTGCCGCCGCCTAGCGCGGCAAGTCATGGAAGTGGATTTCCGAGTGGTTGATGGCGCAGTCAATTTCACCGGCTTGGCGACGTTGTTCAGTGGTGAAAGCCTGAAATACTTTGAAACTGGTCGCGTCCAATTCTATGCCCTGATTGTCTTTGGGGCGGTGTTAGTGGGCGTGATTGTCTTTGGTGTGACTTAA
- a CDS encoding NAD(P)H-quinone oxidoreductase subunit 4, with protein MNTANFPWLTFIILFPIAASLLLPFIPDKEGKTVRWYALIIGLIDFMVMVYAFYTQYDFSNPGLQLVESYSWVPQIDLRWSVGVDGLSMPLVLLTGFITTLAALAAWPVTFKPKLFYFLLLAMYGGQIAVFAVQDMLLFFLVWELELIPVYLLLAIWGGKKRLYAATKFILYTAGGSLFILVAALAMAFYGDTVTFDMRAIAAKDYPLTFQLWIYAGFLIAYGVKLPIIPLHTWLPDAHGEATAPVHMLLAGILLKMGGYALIRMNAQMLPDAHAVFAPVLVILGVTNIIYAALTSFAQRNLKRKIAYSSISHMGFVLIGIATFTDLGLSGAVLQMVSHGLIGASLFFLVGATYDRTHTLMLDEMGGVGLRMKKMFAMWTTCALASLALPGMSGFVAELMVFVGFATSDAYNPTFKVVVVFLAAVGVILTPIYLLSMLREICYGPENKELVEHEALIDAEPREVFIIACLLVPIIGIGLYPKILTQIYDATTLQLTERLRDSVPTLASGRQVPTQAQAEAEIPLLSLRAPEIGNP; from the coding sequence ATGAATACAGCTAATTTTCCTTGGCTGACTTTTATCATCCTGTTCCCCATCGCGGCATCCCTGTTGCTGCCGTTTATACCAGATAAAGAGGGTAAGACGGTACGCTGGTACGCCCTAATTATTGGGCTGATTGATTTCATGGTGATGGTTTATGCCTTCTATACTCAGTACGACTTTTCTAATCCCGGTCTGCAACTGGTAGAAAGTTACTCCTGGGTACCCCAAATCGACTTAAGGTGGTCGGTGGGCGTAGATGGCTTATCAATGCCACTGGTATTGCTCACTGGCTTCATCACCACACTGGCAGCTTTGGCGGCGTGGCCCGTGACGTTTAAGCCAAAGCTGTTTTACTTTTTGCTCCTGGCGATGTACGGCGGTCAGATTGCTGTGTTTGCCGTCCAGGATATGCTGTTGTTTTTCCTAGTGTGGGAACTGGAACTGATTCCGGTGTACCTGCTGCTGGCAATTTGGGGCGGTAAGAAGCGTTTGTACGCGGCTACCAAGTTCATTCTTTATACAGCGGGCGGATCGCTGTTCATTTTAGTAGCCGCCTTGGCGATGGCGTTCTACGGCGATACCGTGACGTTCGATATGAGGGCGATCGCTGCCAAGGATTACCCACTCACCTTCCAACTCTGGATCTATGCAGGGTTTCTGATTGCCTACGGCGTCAAGTTGCCCATTATTCCCCTGCATACCTGGCTACCAGATGCTCACGGCGAAGCAACTGCACCAGTGCATATGTTGCTAGCCGGAATTCTTCTGAAGATGGGCGGTTATGCTCTGATTCGGATGAATGCCCAGATGCTACCGGACGCTCATGCGGTGTTCGCTCCGGTTTTGGTGATTTTGGGCGTTACCAACATCATCTACGCCGCCCTGACCTCGTTTGCCCAGCGTAACCTGAAACGGAAAATCGCTTATTCCTCGATTTCCCACATGGGATTTGTGCTAATTGGAATTGCCACGTTTACTGACTTGGGTTTGAGCGGCGCGGTGCTGCAAATGGTTTCCCACGGTTTGATTGGGGCAAGCTTGTTCTTCCTAGTGGGAGCCACTTACGATCGTACCCACACCCTGATGCTGGATGAAATGGGCGGCGTCGGGCTGAGGATGAAAAAGATGTTTGCCATGTGGACGACTTGTGCCCTGGCGTCATTAGCATTGCCAGGGATGAGCGGATTTGTGGCAGAGTTGATGGTGTTTGTCGGCTTTGCGACCAGCGATGCCTATAACCCCACTTTTAAGGTCGTGGTGGTCTTTCTAGCCGCAGTTGGCGTGATTCTGACGCCTATCTACCTACTCTCGATGCTGCGGGAAATTTGCTACGGCCCGGAGAACAAGGAATTAGTGGAACACGAAGCCTTGATCGATGCGGAACCGCGAGAGGTGTTTATCATCGCCTGTCTGTTGGTGCCGATTATTGGCATTGGCTTGTATCCCAAAATCCTGACTCAAATTTACGATGCAACCACTTTGCAGCTGACGGAGCGACTGCGAGATTCAGTCCCAACCCTAGCGAGTGGGCGACAGGTTCCGACCCAAGCACAGGCGGAGGCGGAGATTCCCCTGTTGTCGTTACGGGCACCAGAAATCGGCAATCCCTAG